A genome region from Spodoptera frugiperda isolate SF20-4 unplaced genomic scaffold, AGI-APGP_CSIRO_Sfru_2.0 tig00001167_1, whole genome shotgun sequence includes the following:
- the LOC126912991 gene encoding putative nuclease HARBI1, with translation MQQCSGDFFGISKSAACKIIHLVSRVISTKLNYLITMPHTPAEIKEVVAKFYSIAKFPSVVGAIDCTHIRIVADGVRENEDRLKIETGTGGENAELYRNRKDVFSINVQVVADADLKIRNIVARWPGSVHDSTIFNNSQVKHLMNSGQLGWCCLLGERGYGLKQYLLTPLADPRTAAEKLYNESQIRTRNVVERTFGVWKRRFPCIGSQLRIKLENVQPIIVSTAILHNICIMNREDLPTCESVPDSIKGKVI, from the exons ATGCAACAGTGCTCTGGTGATTTCTTTGGAATCTCAAAATCAGCAGCATGTAAGATAATACACTTGGTGTCAAGAGTGATAAGCactaaattaaactatttaattacGATGCCACATACTCCAGCCGAAATTAAGGAAGTTGTAGCCAAGTTCTATTCCATTGCAAAATTTCCGAGTGTTGTGGGAGCAATTGATTGTACACATATACGTATTGTGGCGGATGGGGTGCGAGAAAATGAAGATCGTTTGAAAATTGAAACTGG tacagGTGGTGAAAATGCGGAATtgtatagaaatagaaaagatGTCTTTTCTATCAATGTCCAAGTGGTTGCTGATGCCGATCTAAAAATTAGGAATATCGTTGCAAGATGGCCAGGCTCAGTACACGACAgcactatttttaataatagccAGGTTAAACATTTGATGAACTCTGGACAGCTTGGCTGGTGTTGTCTTTTGGGCGAACGAGGCTATGGccttaaacaatatttactaacacctcTGGCTGATCCTCGAACAGCTGCCGAAAAATTGTATAATGAGAGTCAGATAAGGACAAGGAATGTCGTGGAACGAACTTTTGGTGTTTGGAAGAGGAGATTTCCATGCATAGGCTCTCAGCTTAGGATAAAACTAGAAAATGTGCAACCTATAATTGTGAGCACGgccatattacataatatatgtattatgaataGGGAAGATTTACCTACTTGTGAAAGTGTTCCAGATAGTATTAAAGGGAAAGTAATATAA